The DNA region CTATTAGTTCTCCCTTTATACACCACCCTACCATGTTGTTCCTGTCAGGAGGCCTGGACACGACTCCCACAAGTGACCTCTTGCctttactattcctcatctccacccaaacCATTTCCGCATCCTGGTTTCCATAACCTAGGTCATATCTATCAATTGCGCTAATACATCATTAACTTACAGACACACTTCGCCACCTTTTCCTTGCTTCTTGACCTTTCTAAATATCTGaaatccttcaatattcaggtcacAATCCTTGCCTTCTGCAGCCATGTCTTTGTAATGCCTATCAAATGGTATTTATTTATTTCTAAGTacgctctcagttcatctgttttgttttcaaTATTTTGTGCAGTCAGATACAGAGGTTTTATTTTTATCCTCattatttttgtaacctctaTCTCATTGGTAATTTACTGTTCGATTTGGACTCTCTATCCCTTCTGTCATGGTCTGTTTTTCATTTCATGTGAGAATACTTTTCTCTTTTGCCTGGTTGCTTCTCTTTCATTGACCATACCTTCCCAGATCTGATCCCTTGTCCCCAGTATTTAACTTAaaactctctctccttcccttgatATGAGGCTCGCTAGGacagtggtcccagcacggttcgggtgtagaccatcccaatgATACAGGTCCCTCTTTCTTCAGTTCTGGTGCCAGTAATCCACGAACTCgaacccacttctcccatacCAGTCtgtgagcttcctgcattctttaTTGAAGCAGGGTGgatcccctggtttgatggtaatggtaaaaTTGTggataatggtagagtggggacatgccgggccatgaggttatagactgtgtttgaatacaattctgctgatagCCCAAAGAGCTTCATAAAAACACATTGAGTCTTTTCTGTGAGATATAACCTTTTGGTTTTGATAAAATTCTTTTTAGCATTTTATTGAATCCTCTTAATTGTCTCTAAGCCTTATTAAAATGGGGAGACCTGAACTCTGTacattattccaagtgtgatCTAACTTTGGTTCAATTCAGGTTGATAGCATCTTCTCAGctcacgcgtgtgtgtgtgtctgtgtgtgtgtgtgtgtgtacgcgcatCTGTACTTGTGTGTACAGTTTTTGCGTACCTGCATATGTGTGCGTACCCTGCGTGTGTGTAATTACATGTAGATGTTACctacatgtgtgtgtctgtgtgtacctgAATCTCTGTGTATATATACCCTGCGTGCcgtatgtatatgtgtgcatgtgtacctgtgtgtacctgtgtgtgcctGCATGTGTGTGTACCTGTTGACATAAAAAGAAAATTGAGCAGGAGAGGAAACAGATTCTCCATTAGCTCCCAAAAGGTATTTCCAATTGTCGAAGTCTGGAAGCCTCTCCAGATGACCTTCTATTCTCTGGTTTGTCTCCAATggatctggtttcctctcagCCCAGGCCACCCTCCACCTATCTGGTTTGAATGAATTCTAATTGTCATCTTAAACATTCCTGACAAGACTGTTTCTGTCTCTGATTCCAGTGCACCCATCTCTTCTCTCCCAATCCTtttctttgcccattcactctgCTTCCAGTTACACTCCAGTCAGTGGAGGTGCTGAGAGTATGGGACCACCTCGCTGACATCCTGAACTCAATCCTGACTGATCCCTGTGTGTCCTCAGTTATACTGCACACTGGGCATTGTTGTCATGGGGTTTGACCCTATCATAAAATGCAGTTTACAATCACCCCACTAACAGTTTGGGGATTGGATTATAAAGGGTCACCTTGAGAAAGGAGACGCTGTCTTGCTGCTCGATGTCGACACAAAGGTTCGCTATCTTTCCCTCAAGTGAAGTCAGTTCCTCTtcaattcttctcagattctcctCCATTGGTTGCAGATCTTCCTCCTTTTGTTTCCTCAGCTCTTCAATTAAATGTTTCTCTTTTTCTTCAAGATATTGATGGATTTTGGCAAATTGTGCGGAGATGTCTTGCTCCAGGGATCCAGTGAGTTGCtatgacagtgagagagattgtTTAAACAGCGGGTTGTTAAAGGGTTGCAGTGTTGAAAGGGAGCTGGAGTCATACTCACCTCCAGTTCTGAAAtctccctctgctgctgctgtttgaATTCACTTTgagttttcttttccttctccatgGAATCCAAGGATAATTTCAGCTGGTCCTAAAAATGGAATCAGATCTCAATGTGATCCATTGTAATGTCTGCTGTTATATCACAAACTGTGAGGAGAGGTGTTCAGGGAGAGGTGTTAACATGTGGCACGAGCACTTTATAACCGGCAGAGTGAAAGGTATTGAATCAGACCAGGTACAGCTTCAAACCAACAACAGCTTCATGGTGTATAGAATATATGAATGGATTTGATAGTTTAGACATTGTTAATTGTACAGTAATTGTGTTTGATTGTGGTGCTGGTCTTGGGTTTTAAATGGGGATTTACTGTGCCTTTAAATAGGCACAGACTAAAACTGAGGCAGTTGGGTTCGAGGATGCGTAGACCTGTCCGGGCTGAATTTTCACAGAGGCTTCTTTCACTGTCTGAGGAAAAGTCAGTTGCAACGCGACCAGCTTTAGTAAATGGCTGGTCTGCAGAGATATTGGGGACAATGGTCCctcaagcagcgcagcaggccgaGAGGCTTAAGCtgaggccgtttagcgggctcccAATTGGGCGCCAGACCCTCTCTGTCAGCTtcgtgccagaaatcggtgcggagctgcATAATATATTCTGATTGTCAATTAAACATATTTTACATTTAATCAGCGGGCTCGGGACTGAAGTCTCGGAGCCTGCtcgcctctctccctccctgccaggagtgtttcactccagctgggtttacaatagctctccacttgcggggagctggcggcccaaccgcgctggagtgaagggaggccatcgaGGCCCCCGAGAAGGTCAGAGTTAAGGGGTGGTGACCCCTgcgcattgccagcttggcagtatcagcctggccccctggcactgcccaaggagcaaagtgccaatgcccagggggcacctgacactgcccaccaggcatcaggcagtgccaaggcagcgggacctaatgggggcgatcagtggggtgggCTATCCctgtgccactctgcactcggcggtgacagagggagggatgcCAGCGATCgggactgtgggggtggggggagaaatcgGGGCTGCGGGTGGGAGGGAtggttgggttggtgggggtggcaAGATTGAGAtgggctgggggtggtggggggatgttcAAGGCTGACCCGGACATGTTCGAGGGGCCAATGATCGGgtctgggggggtggcgggggagatcGGCTGGGCAGCCTTgcagggtcgtggggctggctagcgatcaaactggccagcgatcgggaggccgacaGTGTGTGGCTACTGTGGATGCATtgatcttggtgctgacagatcagcgcatgcacagtggcccactcagcgcgatgctgccagcctctccagcgggaataggccccttcCCCGGATCTTTCAGGTGAATCACACTCtggctctctgcagtgcacagactgtgggagattcattttgaaaatcctgctgaaaaaaacagcgggatttacttcagtttttaacgtgaattcgacacttagaatttttgggggggaaatcaccccattaagtttaaatttatttattagtgtcacaagtaggcttccattaacactgcaatgaaattactgtgaaaatcccctagtcgccacactccggcgctgttcaactacactgagtgagaatttagcatggccaatgcatccaaccagcacgtctttcggactgtgggaggaaaccggagcaccggaggagacccacgcagacacggggagaatgtgcaggctccgcacagacagtgaaccaagccaggaattgaacccgggtccctgacgcaatgtgaggcagcagtgctaaccactgtgccaccatgtggtaTTACACCGAGGGATGGTATTACCAAGGTGAGGGTTAAACCTCTGCCCCTTAGGGAAAGGAGATCCCACCTTCGAGTGCTGCTGGGATCTTTGGCAGTTCCACCAACATCAGAAGAGAGCAGTGGGCACTGCTCGGGCTCCCAGGAGTCCCACACGTGTCAAAAGTGGACACCGGATGGAAGGAAGTGCAGGATATTTGAGTGGGGAAGGTTTGGACACCGTAGGtaaggtggggtgggagggaacaCAGGacattcacaccggcgggatatTGGACACCCTTCTGGGAGGCTGATATCCAACCCTTGGCTTCTTAAGACCATCCGGAGCCTAATATCTCTGCGGGACTCGCTCATCTGGGTGGGCTATAAACAGCCAAATAAAATTCAACATTGGGGAGAGATCAGGCCAGCATAAAATTCCTCCCACAACACTGTAAATAAAAAGTGTGTTAATATTACACTATACTCTGTTAATATACTTCAACAACTGCTTTTCTGGCTGGAATAACAGTCTAAAAGTGAAGGTTGGAACCTAAGAAAATGGAAAACTACCCTCCAatattctcagagtctgaaccatttATACAATGAAAGAGTGATAAGAGTttcgtaggcatggttagtaaggttgcagatgacaccaagattggtggcgtagtggacagtgaagaaggttatctaggattgcaatgggatcttgatcaattgggccagtgggctgacgaatggcaggtggagtataatttagataaatgagaggtgatgcattttggtcgatcgaaccagggcaggacttactcagttaatggtagggtgttggggagagttatagaagaaAGCGGTCTAGGggcacaagttcatagctccttgaaagtcacaggtggacagggtggtgaagaaggcatgcttggtttcattggtcagaacattgaatacaggaattgggacatcttgttgaagttgtacaagacattggtaaagccacacttggaatgtacagttttggtcaccttattatagaaaggatattattaaactagaaagagtacagaaaagaattactcggatgctaccaggacctgatggtttgagttgtaaggagaggttggatagggtggggtttttttctctggagcgtaggaggcttagggctgatcttatagagatctataaaataatgaggagcatagatcaactagatagtcagtatcttttcccaaaggtaggggagtgtaaaactcgaaggcataggtttaaggtgagaggggagagatacaaaagtgtccagaagggcaatgttttcacatagagggcggcgagtgtctggaacaaggtgccagaggtagtagtagaggcaggtagaattctgtcttttaaaaagcgttcagacagttacatgggtacgatggctgtcgagggatatgtgccaaacgtgggcaattggaactagcttaggggttaaaaaaaggggcggtatggacacgttgggccgtagggcctgtttccatgctgtaaacctctatggctcaatGAATCTTTGTGTGGGCACAGGTTAAATCATGACCCAGGAGAAAAACAACATACGTGGCCTTGGTATTGTCACTATCGAACAGAAATCCAAAGAAAAAAGTAGAGTATTTTGTGAGCTCGAGAGTTCAATGGTCATGAAAGAGGATCATATCAGACAAGtgtgtgatctaattgaatggtagagcagaatcgatgggccaaatggctgacatCTTTATGGCCTTAAATAGTGATGAAGGGTTGGACCTTCTGTCCGGCTTCTTGGGTTAAATGTACAATTAATATAAAACAGTCAGCAATGGAGGAAACCTATTTAACGCCGTATTCCACAACAGCTCGAGTTACCCACCCTCCCACTGTGTGCTATTGTCTCCCTGAATTGAAGACTAATCTCCAGGAATCTAATACGAGGCGGCCCAGGAGAAAGAAAATCACAGGGACATGAAAAGAAAACAGCTTTTATTGTTTTTTCTTGGGAAACTTATTTGTATAAAAATATCACCGATGTTGGGAATGACTGAAGTAAAATAAAATGAGCCAATCACTTGTTGAAGGCTCTCTGTTCATTTCCCAATTGGTGGGGAAGACAATGCTGATGAGGATTGACATGTGCATTGACCAATGGCTGGAgtctgggggcggggtttagATACAGGAAATCATGTGCTGAATTCTCCAGGGACAGAATCAGTTTCAGTGCGTTCCCCAACTCCAGAAATAATATCAACACAACACAGCCCGAATGAAGAAAGCTGAAACCTGGGACTGCATTCATATAATGTCTGTGTAAATAGAGGCTGTAAAACCTTTCACACACTattaacactcacactcacatttccCACTGTCAGATGTCAGCATTGAGCTGAAAGCGAGCAATCGGGCAGAGCAACATTTGTCTATTAACGTATTACAGTCCCGGTTACAACCCAATAAACACCATGAACATGGAGACGGGTAACTCCCCTTACCTTGTACCTTTCAACAGCCACTGGTAGAGTTAGGAATCTGTGGGCTAAATGTGGGGGAGAGTCCAGACAACTGGCACAGATCAGAATCTCATCATTCTCACAGAACAGGATCAGCTTCTCCCCGTGTTTCTCACAGAGacactgctccctctctgtgtctccatccAGCTTCTCCCCATGTTCCTCCTCCACTTTCAGCTCCAGTTGCCTGGTTTTCTCACAGAGATTGGCCAGTACCCTGTTACTGGTGAAACTTCTCCGGGGGAGAAGCTGCTGACATTCCGGGCAGGACACAGCCTGACGCTGCTTTCCCCAACACTTCTGGATGCAGGATTTACAGAAGTTGTGCTCACAGTCCAGCCGCACCGGCTCcacaaacagagactgacagatggAGCAGGTTAAATCCTCACTCAGGGATAAGATGTGTTTACTGACGGCCATCTCCGTTGCTGCTCCTGCTTCTGTTATTCGCTGAACTTTCAGTTTCATTTCACCCAGTTTAGCATGAAATTCACTGAAAGGGCACGGTCATCATGCAAATGTGTCTTTGAACGCCCATTACAAAACACAACGGCCAAATTCTTGGATCTGGGGGTCGCAGATTGAAGATGAAAATCTGAAGAGAGTTCAGGTTCAACATTAACCCCTTCACTGCTGGCTataaaatagtaagaagtttaacaacaccgacAACAAACTTcttagtgtttaccccagtccaacgccggcatctccacatcatggctataaaatacgcagtaagaagtctcacaacaccaggttaaagtccaacaggtttatttggtagcaaattccataagctttcggagcactgctccttcgtcagatggagtggaaatgtggaaaacatttccactccatctccaCTCCATCAGTGgaaaacatttccactccatctgacgaaggagcagagctccaaaagcttatggtattagctaccaaataaacctgttggactttaacctggtgttgtgagacttcttactgtgttcaccccagtccaacgccggcatctccacatcataaaatacaCATACAGGAATCTGAGTAAATCTGCCCTCACCCCCACATGGTTCCATCAGATTCCCCAGGGATCTCAGCAACGAATCGTTTTTAAACtactcccactgtcccactctcaaaTCCCAAAAGCCGGTATCAACACCAAATCATTCCTCTCTGCTCTGCTCCCTCCCCAAGCCATGTACCGATCCCAACTAAATCCATTGATCCACACTCTCCCAATATATCTGTATCTGAGTTTAACCCAAGAAGCCTGACAGAAGgttccctccaactccattttcaagttagcGGACTACACTGCCAtttgtaaccccccacgacttgcctgggcttgcaaaatctcactaactgtcctggctggagataatacacatctctttaacctgtgcttaaccctctctccactcacattgtctgtacctttaagacttgattacctgtaaagactcgcattccaaccattattttgtcaattgagtttgtgtctttatatgccctgtttgtgaacagaactcccactcacctgatgaaggagcagcgctctgaaagcttgtggcttgtgctaccaaataaacctgttggactttaacctggtgttgtgagacctcttactgtacaggaaagagacagagaatctgttgGAATGGTGTGACGAtgataatctctcccacaatgtcagtgaaatgaaggagatagtcatcgacttcaggaagcggagtggaggacatgcccgtgtctacatcaatgggggtgacgtagaaatggtcaagagcttcatgtttctcggtgttcagatcaccagcatcctgtcctgatccctccacactgatgctacaGTGGAAAAAcccacaatgcctctactttctcaggaagctaaggaaattcagcatgtccactacaggTCTCACCAATTTTCATAGATGtgctatagaaagcatcctttctggatgtatcacagcttgatgggTTCTTCCactgctcctgctctgaccaagactgcaagaaactaaacaggttgtgaacgtagcccagtctattcacacaaaccagcctcccatccattgaatctgcctacacttcccactgcctcagaaaagcagccacgctccctgaacatactctcttccatcttcctccatcgggaaaaagatacagaagtctgaaaaaaAGGCTCACGTTTGTCTGAAAACAACCGActgaaggacagcttcttccccgctgccatcagacttttgaaaggtcctatcacacattagcAGATCTCTTCAACCAACCTTCACGTTATATTCTGCACCGTGTTCTTTCATTCTTCCCTATGTTCTCGAATagtttgttttgtctgtatagcgtacaagaaacaatacttttcaatgtatcccaatacatgtgaaaataaatcaaaatcaatcccAACTAAACATACTGACCTGAACTCTTCAGATTTCCCTGTatgaatcccaaactaatcccactgtc from Mustelus asterias chromosome 8, sMusAst1.hap1.1, whole genome shotgun sequence includes:
- the LOC144496977 gene encoding zinc-binding protein A33-like, with amino-acid sequence MKLKVQRITEAGAATEMAVSKHILSLSEDLTCSICQSLFVEPVRLDCEHNFCKSCIQKCWGKQRQAVSCPECQQLLPRRSFTSNRVLANLCEKTRQLELKVEEEHGEKLDGDTEREQCLCEKHGEKLILFCENDEILICASCLDSPPHLAHRFLTLPVAVERYKDQLKLSLDSMEKEKKTQSEFKQQQQREISELEQLTGSLEQDISAQFAKIHQYLEEKEKHLIEELRKQKEEDLQPMEENLRRIEEELTSLEGKIANLCVDIEQQDSVSFLKELKRLRESYLDKGEDGEDDEGSEDVEIPEFPTEKYAGFRDPFLYPVWKAMKRITSPVSASPTLVSTTERRQLVLSEQRSSVKISKTMLVSNNLERFSETLCSLGAQGHTSGRHYWEVEVGDKTDWEVGVARESGNRKADLTLGPEHDYWALRLRNGDGYGALESPLVPLTPRVNPRNIGVFLDYEGGQVSFYDADDMSVLHTFTDTFTEKLFPYFRSAL